From the Burkholderia glumae LMG 2196 = ATCC 33617 genome, one window contains:
- a CDS encoding capsule biosynthesis protein, with protein sequence MPRSFLVLQGTASTFFSSLAAVLESRGHAVYRVNFCGGDWFYGKTKHAVNYSGAAADLPAWYAALVQRENITDVLMFGDCREVHRPLHPIAEQYGLHVHVFEEGYVRPHWITLESHGVNGRSRMPRDPAEFLRLREHIPPAAPGKPTGYNLYERVFHDITYRLANGLLAWRFPHYRSHRPRNGLVEYAGLAFRALMQGRHHRHAEAVTRAVLGGGRPYYLFPLQLNSDAQIVVHSPFAGVREAIERVVRSFARHAPDDALLLIKNHPLDTGMIEYRRFALRIAGEEGVAQRVDFINAGHLPTLLEHARGVVVVNSTVGLSALHHERPLITLGTAIYNLPGLTWQGTLDEFWRQCGQPDMDLYHAFLDYVMHHTQINGDFYTRTGIAMAVAGAADRLERADG encoded by the coding sequence ATGCCTCGCTCATTTCTAGTGCTGCAAGGCACGGCTTCCACGTTTTTCAGTTCTTTGGCCGCGGTGCTTGAATCGCGTGGCCATGCCGTATATCGCGTCAATTTTTGCGGTGGAGACTGGTTCTATGGCAAAACTAAGCATGCCGTGAACTACAGCGGCGCGGCTGCCGATCTGCCGGCCTGGTATGCCGCCCTGGTGCAGCGTGAAAACATCACCGACGTCCTGATGTTCGGCGACTGCCGCGAAGTCCACCGCCCGCTGCACCCGATCGCCGAGCAATACGGCTTGCACGTGCATGTGTTCGAGGAGGGATATGTCCGTCCGCACTGGATCACGCTCGAGTCGCACGGCGTCAACGGCCGCTCGCGCATGCCGAGGGATCCCGCCGAGTTTCTGCGCCTGCGTGAGCATATTCCGCCCGCCGCGCCCGGCAAGCCGACCGGCTACAACCTCTACGAGCGCGTCTTCCACGACATCACGTACCGGCTCGCCAACGGCTTGCTGGCGTGGCGGTTTCCGCACTACCGCAGCCACCGCCCGAGGAACGGCTTGGTCGAATACGCCGGGCTCGCGTTCCGGGCGCTGATGCAGGGCCGGCACCACCGTCATGCCGAAGCCGTGACGCGCGCGGTGCTGGGCGGCGGCCGGCCGTACTACCTGTTCCCGCTGCAATTGAATTCGGACGCGCAGATCGTCGTGCATTCGCCGTTCGCGGGCGTGCGCGAGGCGATCGAGCGCGTGGTGCGCTCGTTCGCGCGCCACGCGCCGGACGACGCGCTGCTGCTGATCAAGAACCATCCGCTGGACACCGGCATGATCGAATACCGGCGCTTCGCGCTGCGCATCGCCGGCGAGGAAGGCGTGGCGCAGCGGGTGGACTTCATCAACGCGGGCCACCTGCCGACGCTGCTCGAGCACGCGCGCGGCGTGGTGGTGGTGAACAGCACGGTGGGGCTCTCGGCGCTGCACCACGAGCGCCCGCTGATCACGCTGGGCACGGCCATTTACAATCTGCCCGGGCTGACCTGGCAGGGCACGCTCGACGAATTCTGGCGGCAGTGCGGCCAGCCCGACATGGACCTTTACCACGCGTTCCTCGACTACGTGATGCACCACACCCAGATCAACGGCGATTTCTACACGCGCACCGGCATCGCGATGGCGGTGGCGGGCGCGGCCGACCGCCTGGAGCGCGCCGATGGCTGA
- a CDS encoding SDR family NAD(P)-dependent oxidoreductase: MAEPSARHVVISGASAGLGRALALAYARPGVTLGLIGRDRERIEAAAAACRARGAEVQTGVLDVREAAATAAWLDAFDARHPIGLLIANAGVASTIGSADDWEGLERTARVVDTNFYGALHTVLPVLERMRARRAGRVVLVSSLAALRGMAISPAYCASKAAIKAWGDSVRPLLARDGVRVTVVLPGFVKTAMSDVFPGDKPFLWSAERAAAHIRRGLDAGRSEIAFPALLAFGMRLLPLLPAALADAILGRLSYLPAEDAAN, translated from the coding sequence ATGGCTGAGCCGAGCGCCCGCCACGTGGTGATCAGCGGCGCGAGCGCCGGGCTGGGGCGCGCGCTCGCGCTCGCCTACGCCCGGCCCGGCGTCACGCTCGGCCTGATCGGGCGCGACCGCGAACGCATCGAGGCCGCCGCCGCCGCCTGTCGCGCGCGCGGCGCCGAGGTGCAGACGGGGGTGCTGGACGTGCGCGAGGCGGCCGCGACCGCTGCCTGGCTCGACGCGTTCGACGCGCGCCATCCGATCGGGCTGCTGATCGCGAATGCCGGCGTGGCCAGCACGATCGGCTCGGCGGACGACTGGGAAGGGCTCGAGCGCACCGCGCGGGTGGTCGACACCAACTTCTACGGCGCGCTCCACACCGTGCTGCCGGTGCTCGAGCGCATGCGCGCGCGCCGCGCCGGCCGGGTGGTGCTGGTCAGTTCGCTGGCCGCGCTGCGCGGCATGGCGATCTCGCCCGCCTACTGCGCGAGCAAGGCGGCGATCAAGGCCTGGGGCGATTCGGTGCGGCCGCTGCTGGCGCGCGACGGGGTGCGCGTGACGGTGGTGCTGCCCGGCTTCGTGAAGACCGCGATGAGCGACGTGTTTCCCGGCGACAAACCGTTCCTGTGGAGCGCCGAGCGCGCCGCCGCCCATATCCGCCGCGGTCTGGACGCGGGCCGCAGCGAGATCGCCTTCCCGGCGCTGCTCGCGTTCGGCATGCGCCTGCTGCCGCTGCTGCCGGCCGCGCTGGCCGACGCGATCCTGGGCCGCCTGTCGTACCTGCCTGCCGAGGACGCGGCCAATTGA
- a CDS encoding LTA synthase family protein: MFALTAAPSFALERIALPRGPWRRPWRSAWLHLLAVYAVANLMLAVTSRPLFSAFATLALVGLLAAVSNAKYESLREPFVFTDLSLFSQLFSHPRLYLPFLSVGKVAAIGAGIVLVVAGFIAERPAPPYPASVSLPLAALLFGLALPAAAALPLTLEAGADQRRHGFLAVFVAYLLNGLRPATLRRFREALAASPYADGAPQRRPDVVVIQSESFFDARRLGAAIAPGLLARFDEACREALWHGQLHVPAWGANTMRTEFAVLTGASQAALGYARFYPYAFVRRRCASLAAWFGRGGYRTLAIHPYYADFFGRDRVFPLLGFSRLLDIGHFAGAARAGPYVADAAVADAIIEALEAPGDEPRFVFAMTMENHGPLHLETVLPGESTNRHTLGDGAPWRDLTAYLRHIENADAMLGRLLDHLRSSHRETVVCFYGDHVPALSRIFERLGSNPEHSDFFIWRNHGTKGPERRDVRAEQLGGLLLLATQHGSRMDGSQASEKTT, translated from the coding sequence ATGTTCGCGCTCACCGCGGCGCCGTCGTTCGCGCTCGAGCGCATCGCGCTGCCGCGCGGGCCGTGGCGCCGGCCGTGGCGGTCGGCGTGGCTACATCTGCTTGCCGTATACGCCGTCGCCAACCTGATGCTCGCCGTGACGTCGCGGCCGCTTTTCTCCGCCTTCGCGACGCTGGCGCTCGTCGGCCTGCTCGCGGCCGTCAGCAATGCCAAGTATGAGTCCTTGCGCGAGCCGTTCGTGTTCACCGACCTCAGCCTGTTCAGCCAGCTGTTCTCCCATCCGCGCCTCTACCTGCCGTTCCTGAGCGTCGGCAAGGTCGCTGCGATCGGGGCCGGCATCGTGCTCGTGGTCGCGGGCTTCATCGCTGAGCGGCCCGCGCCGCCTTATCCGGCGTCGGTATCGCTGCCGCTCGCGGCGCTGCTGTTCGGACTCGCGCTGCCGGCGGCCGCCGCGCTGCCGCTCACGCTCGAGGCCGGCGCCGACCAGCGCCGCCACGGCTTTCTCGCGGTGTTCGTCGCCTACCTGCTGAACGGCCTGCGGCCGGCCACGCTGCGCCGCTTTCGCGAGGCGCTCGCGGCCAGCCCCTACGCGGATGGCGCGCCGCAGCGCCGCCCCGACGTGGTCGTGATCCAGAGCGAGTCGTTCTTCGACGCGCGCCGGCTCGGCGCGGCGATCGCCCCCGGCTTGCTCGCGCGCTTCGACGAGGCGTGCCGCGAGGCGCTCTGGCACGGCCAGTTGCATGTGCCGGCCTGGGGCGCGAACACCATGCGCACCGAATTCGCGGTGCTGACCGGCGCGAGCCAGGCCGCGCTCGGCTACGCGCGCTTCTATCCCTATGCATTCGTCAGACGACGCTGCGCTTCGCTGGCCGCCTGGTTCGGCCGCGGCGGCTACCGCACGCTGGCGATCCATCCGTACTACGCCGACTTTTTCGGGCGCGACCGGGTATTCCCCTTGCTTGGCTTCTCGCGCCTGCTCGACATCGGCCATTTCGCCGGCGCAGCGCGCGCCGGCCCCTACGTCGCGGACGCGGCCGTTGCCGACGCAATCATCGAGGCGCTCGAGGCGCCCGGCGACGAGCCGCGCTTCGTGTTCGCGATGACCATGGAGAATCATGGGCCGTTACATCTCGAAACAGTTTTGCCGGGGGAGTCGACGAACCGCCATACTCTCGGCGACGGCGCGCCGTGGCGCGATCTGACGGCTTATTTGCGACATATTGAAAATGCGGATGCAATGCTCGGCCGCTTGCTGGATCATTTGCGTTCGAGCCATCGGGAAACGGTGGTCTGCTTTTACGGCGATCACGTGCCCGCCCTGTCTCGGATTTTCGAGCGTCTGGGCAGCAATCCGGAACACAGCGATTTTTTCATCTGGCGTAACCACGGGACAAAAGGGCCCGAACGCCGGGACGTGCGGGCCGAACAACTGGGCGGCCTGCTGTTGCTAGCGACGCAACACGGCAGTCGCATGGATGGGTCGCAGGCATCAGAGAAAACGACATAA